The following are from one region of the Zonotrichia leucophrys gambelii isolate GWCS_2022_RI chromosome 1A, RI_Zleu_2.0, whole genome shotgun sequence genome:
- the CMAS gene encoding N-acylneuraminate cytidylyltransferase, which produces MDGGEGRPQPHLAALVLARGGSKGIPLKNIKLLAGVPLIGWVLRAAIDAGVFHSIWVSTDHDEIEKVAKQFGAQVHRRSPEVSQDSSTSLEAITEFLNHHHEVDIVGNIQATSPCLHPSDLIKVADMIQKEGFDSVFSVVRRHQFRWSEVKKGENKMTEPQNLNPAKRYRRQDWPGELYENGSFYFAKRHLIEKGYLQGGKMAYYEMRAEHSVDIDIDIDWPIAEQRVLSFGYFGKEPLKEVKLLVCSIDGCLTNGRIYVTEDHKEMVSYDYRDIVGIDLLKKRGIQVRLISDRDCSKTLSAMQLGCVAKVSVTNKLQVLKDWQEDMGLSWKEVAYLGNEESDVECLKQAGMSAVPADACAAAQKAAGYICKSRGGCGAVREFAEHIFLLLEKVNSARKQLEEISSAGKEMGRNENSRKGNKELLEKE; this is translated from the exons ATGGATGGAGGCGAGGGGCGGCCGCAGCCCCACCTGGCCGCGTTGGTGCTGGCGCGGGGCGGCAGCAAAGGGATCCCGCTGAAGAACATCAAGCTGCTGGCGGGAGTGCCGCTCATCGGCTGGGTGCTGCGCGCCGCCATCGATGCCGGCGTCTTCCACAG CATATGGGTTTCCACAGACCACGACGAGATCGAGAAGGTTGCGAAGCAGTTTGGTGCTCAGGTCCATCGCAGGAGCCCCGAAGTCTCTCAAGACTCCTCCACTTCCCTAGAAGCCATCACAGAGTTTCTCAATCATCATCATG agGTTGACATTGTAGGAAATATTCAAGCAACATCTCCCTGTTTACATCCCAGTGACCTTATAAAAGTGGCAGATATGATCCAGAAGGAGGGCTTTGATTCTGTCTTCTCTGTTGTGAGGAGGCATCAATTCAGATGGAGTGAGGTAAAGAAAGGAG AAAACAAGATgacagaaccccaaaacctgaaTCCAGCAAAGCGGTACCGGAGGCAAGACTGGCCTGGGGAGCTTTATGAAAATGGCTCATTTTATTTTGCCAAGAGGCATCTGATTGAGAAAGGCTACTTGCAG gGTGGTAAAATGGCCTACTATGAAATGCGTGCAGAGCACAGTGTGGATATTGACATAGACATTGACTGGCCTATTGCAGAGCAGAGAGTGTTGAG CTTTGGATATTTTGGCAAAGAGCCACTAAAAGAGGTGAAGCTCTTGGTTTGCAGCATTGATGGATGCCTGACCAATGGTCGCATTTATGTGACAGAAGATCACAAGGAAATGGTCTCCTACGATTACAGAGATATTGTTGGCATTGATCTGTTGAAGAAAAGAGGAATCCAG gtTCGACTCATCTCTGACAGAGATTGTTCAAAAACACTGTCAGCCATGCAGCTGGGATGTGTAGCAAAAGTCAGTGTAACAAATAAACTACAGGTTCTGAAGGACTGGCAGGAGGACATGGGTTTGAGCTGGAAAGAGGTGGCTTACTTAG GAAATGAGGAGTCTGACGTGGAGTGCCTGAAGCAGGCAGGCATgagtgctgtgcctgctgatgcctgtgctgctgcccagaaggCTGCTGGTTACATCTGTAAGAGCAGAGGTGGCTGCGGCGCTGTGCGCGAGTTTGCAGAACACATATTCCTGCTCTTAGAGAAAGTGAACTCTGCAAGGAAGCAGCTGGAAGAAATCAgctcagcagggaaggaaatggggagaaatgagaacagcaggaaaggaaataaggagctgctggaaaaagAGTAA